Proteins found in one Bacteroidota bacterium genomic segment:
- a CDS encoding ATP-binding protein — MLAIQRRLEKLILERLKPNKVVLIFGARRVGKTFLLKKIDKEFKGKTIFLNAEDHETKLLLEKQSISSYKQILKDSELLILDEAQNIDEIGKILKLMVDEIQGIKIIATGSSSFDLQNISGEPLTGRSFRLQLFPISQDELSLHENLIETKRFLEQRLIYGSYPEILEFENNNDKKEYLFNIVNSYLLKDLLIFDGIRNSNKMLDLLKLIAYQMGNDVSYDELSKHLGLSKNTVEKYLDLLTKVFIIYRLDSYSKNLRKEIRKSKRFFFYDNGIRNAIISDFKPIVLRKDIGSIWENYLITERLKFNNYSIKFLNSYFWRTYDQQEIDLVEEIDGKLFGYEIKWSNKIVKPPKAWQGTYTDANFETINSANYLDWITTK, encoded by the coding sequence ATGTTAGCTATTCAAAGAAGATTAGAAAAGTTGATTCTTGAAAGATTAAAACCAAATAAAGTAGTTTTAATTTTTGGAGCAAGAAGAGTTGGAAAAACATTTCTTTTAAAGAAGATTGACAAAGAGTTTAAAGGAAAAACCATTTTTTTGAATGCTGAAGACCATGAAACAAAATTATTGTTAGAGAAGCAAAGTATTTCTAGTTACAAGCAGATTTTAAAAGATTCTGAACTTTTGATTCTTGATGAAGCACAAAATATTGATGAAATCGGAAAGATTTTAAAATTGATGGTTGATGAAATTCAAGGCATTAAGATTATTGCAACTGGTTCTTCGTCATTTGATTTGCAAAATATATCAGGTGAACCACTTACCGGAAGAAGTTTTAGGCTACAACTTTTTCCAATCTCTCAGGATGAATTATCCTTGCATGAAAACTTGATTGAAACAAAAAGATTTTTGGAACAAAGATTAATTTATGGTTCTTATCCTGAAATTTTAGAATTTGAGAATAATAATGATAAAAAGGAATATCTGTTTAATATCGTAAATTCATATTTATTAAAAGATTTGTTGATTTTTGATGGGATAAGGAATTCTAATAAAATGTTAGATCTATTGAAATTAATTGCCTATCAAATGGGTAATGATGTTTCTTATGATGAATTGTCAAAGCATCTCGGACTAAGTAAAAACACAGTTGAAAAATATCTTGATTTACTAACTAAAGTTTTTATTATATATAGGTTGGATAGTTATAGCAAGAATCTCAGGAAGGAAATAAGAAAGAGTAAAAGATTTTTCTTTTATGATAATGGAATTCGAAATGCGATTATATCTGACTTTAAACCAATTGTTTTACGAAAAGATATTGGATCTATTTGGGAAAACTATTTAATTACCGAAAGGTTGAAGTTTAATAATTATTCAATAAAATTTTTAAATTCATATTTTTGGCGAACTTACGATCAGCAGGAAATAGATTTAGTTGAAGAAATTGATGGAAAGCTTTTCGGATATGAAATAAAATGGAGTAATAAAATTGTAAAACCACCAAAAGCATGGCAGGGTACTTATACTGATGCGAATTTTGAAACAATTAACTCTGCAAATTACCTTGATTGGATAACCACAAAATAG
- a CDS encoding M28 family peptidase, with product MKKILFITAFLLLQLGLFSQDIEYARTIINDLSSEDMHGRGYVNAGDRKAAFYVENEFKKFNLFAFDTLIFKSKNHQRKLKKYTQEFTFKVNSFPGEIIINTGDRDALKPGIDYLVKPTSGSIEEKELLLIYLDKKVLKKEKNYDEFLSQDFTGCAVVIDLEEFKKFKEEENDYYFEIMDNYMRAEAMILLQEGNLVWGVGRTQDKYPTFIFKKEKFPEDLTKISVKVEHKFIKNYQSQNVVGMVKGKKYPDKYIIIGAHYDHLGRMGKDAYFPGANDNASGTAMMLDLAKHYSDVFNEPDYSIVFIAFGAEEAGLVGSHFFTENPYFPLDKVEFMINLDMMSTGETGMTVVNATKNKKEFNILKKLNIKKHYLTEIKERGPSKNSDHYFFHENGVKSIFLYLGGIPEKEYYYHHVKDLPSNISLAGYEGAFKLLTDFIEELQQ from the coding sequence ATGAAAAAGATACTATTTATTACCGCTTTTCTTTTATTACAATTAGGACTATTTTCTCAAGACATTGAATATGCGAGAACAATCATTAATGATTTGTCATCCGAGGATATGCATGGACGTGGATATGTTAATGCAGGAGATAGAAAAGCTGCATTTTATGTAGAGAATGAATTTAAAAAATTTAATCTTTTTGCTTTCGACACATTAATTTTCAAATCCAAAAATCACCAACGAAAGCTAAAAAAATACACTCAGGAATTTACCTTTAAAGTAAATTCTTTTCCCGGTGAAATTATTATAAACACAGGCGACAGAGATGCATTAAAGCCCGGTATTGATTACCTTGTAAAACCAACTTCAGGTTCTATTGAAGAAAAAGAACTTTTACTTATTTATCTGGATAAAAAAGTATTAAAAAAAGAAAAAAATTATGATGAATTTCTTAGTCAAGACTTTACAGGTTGTGCAGTAGTGATTGATTTGGAAGAATTTAAAAAATTTAAAGAAGAAGAAAATGACTATTATTTTGAAATAATGGACAACTACATGAGAGCAGAAGCCATGATACTGTTGCAAGAAGGAAATCTTGTTTGGGGAGTTGGACGTACACAAGACAAATATCCTACTTTCATTTTTAAAAAAGAAAAATTCCCAGAGGATTTAACCAAAATAAGCGTTAAAGTTGAACATAAATTTATCAAAAATTATCAAAGCCAAAATGTTGTTGGAATGGTAAAAGGCAAAAAATATCCTGATAAATATATAATTATTGGAGCACATTACGACCATCTTGGGAGAATGGGTAAAGATGCATATTTTCCCGGAGCAAATGATAATGCAAGTGGAACAGCAATGATGCTTGACCTTGCAAAACATTACTCTGATGTTTTTAACGAACCTGATTATTCAATAGTTTTTATTGCTTTCGGTGCTGAGGAAGCAGGTCTTGTTGGCTCTCATTTTTTTACAGAAAATCCATACTTCCCTCTTGACAAAGTAGAGTTTATGATAAATCTAGACATGATGAGTACAGGAGAAACAGGAATGACTGTTGTAAATGCAACAAAAAATAAAAAAGAATTCAATATTTTAAAAAAACTAAATATAAAAAAACATTACCTGACAGAAATAAAAGAAAGAGGTCCATCAAAAAACAGTGATCATTATTTCTTCCATGAAAATGGTGTAAAATCAATTTTCCTTTATCTCGGAGGTATCCCTGAAAAGGAATATTATTATCATCATGTAAAAGACCTTCCTTCAAATATTTCACTTGCAGGATACGAAGGTGCTTTCAAACTCTTAACCGATTTTATTGAAGAATTGCAACAGTAA
- a CDS encoding CDP-alcohol phosphatidyltransferase family protein — MDFIKKNIANIFTLANLTAGFIGIIAVMYSDVFIQAGMLTQKSFIVRHGSIIIGSYLVFVSAFFDFFDGFIAKLLKTTSEFGKQLDSLADIVSFGVLPAMILHNLILRSNHEWSLFIFKIPALSLLPVIIVLSSAIRLAKFNIQSSKSYFNGLPTPANAIFWASIPLVLNNDLYVFGYKTLYLDNFISNPFLLSFVAIVLVALMLVNIPMLSFKFNGFAFKDNFYKYLLIISFLILFAIFYFLAIPLTIILYIFISIIFKEKIKN, encoded by the coding sequence ATGGATTTTATTAAAAAGAACATTGCTAACATTTTTACACTTGCTAATTTAACAGCAGGATTTATTGGAATAATTGCAGTAATGTACAGTGATGTTTTTATTCAAGCTGGGATGCTCACTCAAAAGTCTTTTATTGTAAGACATGGTAGCATAATTATTGGAAGTTACCTAGTTTTTGTTTCAGCCTTTTTTGACTTTTTTGATGGATTTATTGCAAAATTATTAAAAACAACTTCCGAATTTGGCAAACAATTAGATTCACTAGCTGATATTGTTAGCTTTGGAGTATTACCGGCAATGATACTTCATAATCTTATTTTAAGATCAAATCATGAATGGAGTCTTTTTATTTTTAAAATTCCTGCATTAAGCCTTTTGCCTGTAATTATTGTTTTAAGTTCAGCAATCAGATTAGCAAAATTTAATATCCAAAGTTCAAAATCTTATTTTAACGGATTACCTACTCCCGCAAATGCAATTTTTTGGGCTTCTATTCCTTTGGTACTTAACAACGACCTTTATGTTTTTGGCTATAAAACACTTTATTTAGATAATTTTATTTCTAATCCGTTTTTGTTATCATTTGTTGCAATTGTATTAGTTGCTTTAATGTTGGTAAATATACCTATGCTTTCCTTTAAATTTAATGGATTTGCATTTAAAGATAATTTTTACAAATATTTACTGATAATTTCATTCCTAATACTTTTTGCAATCTTTTATTTTCTTGCAATACCACTAACAATAATTCTTTATATTTTTATATCAATAATTTTTAAAGAAAAAATAAAAAATTAA
- a CDS encoding tetratricopeptide repeat-containing sensor histidine kinase, with protein MLKRLITRITNIKCIICLTLIFTFGVNSNLQAKEKNIDSLFAVSNNAKNDSDYLNTLFQISEIYSVSNPDTSIHYNKIVIKTALENDLFDMYYKATLLLGTTYKNIGKHTEAIKITLELLKVCEKKGYKDKQANCLTDLAEYCRASRQFKAGIEYSKQAIRIVKKTNNEKTLANVFNRLSAIHYELNEVKLSRMYIDSAIKLCEEINFLELMPNNLDILGAIYSNQGKYDKAITIYHKVIKINDEIGANEKENINTYINLSRAYYFSTAYDSGLFYARKSYKLAEIFNIPIYKENSAMLLAWIYAATNDYKNAYRFLDTTISVGYYLYNKNKNQQISELNKKYEIEKNIQKIKNQNLIIKQKKITNYFLIAGIVSLFILFIGFLFFYKNIKKKNILLNKKNEKILSQRNELQYFTKELEDANKMKDRFFSIIAHDLKSPISSLLGLSELLYEDFEDFDSNDVKKIIGTIYKASDNTLNLLDNLLEWSRTQTNKIKYKPSIVNINEIIQSNIELNKSVANIKSLKIIFEPKENVAVITDKNMFDTILRNFISNAIKFTSHGQIEIQTKITNEECIVSVNDTGKGMSEDLLSKMFKIDENTVTDGTNGEKGTGLGLILCKELVQMNQGKIEVESTLGKGSKFSFSIPLAKE; from the coding sequence CTTTGATTTTTACTTTTGGTGTAAATAGTAATCTTCAAGCCAAAGAGAAAAATATTGATAGTCTTTTTGCGGTAAGTAATAATGCTAAAAATGATTCAGACTATTTAAATACACTTTTTCAAATATCAGAAATATACAGTGTCTCAAATCCCGATACTTCAATTCATTATAATAAAATAGTTATAAAAACAGCATTAGAAAATGATTTATTCGATATGTATTACAAGGCTACATTATTACTGGGGACTACTTATAAAAATATTGGAAAACATACTGAAGCAATTAAAATAACTCTTGAATTATTAAAGGTTTGCGAAAAAAAAGGATATAAGGATAAGCAAGCAAATTGCCTGACAGATTTAGCGGAGTATTGCAGAGCTTCCAGGCAATTCAAAGCAGGGATTGAATATTCAAAACAGGCAATAAGAATAGTTAAAAAAACAAATAATGAAAAAACTTTAGCAAATGTTTTTAATCGTTTGTCTGCAATTCATTACGAACTCAACGAAGTTAAGTTATCCCGAATGTATATTGATTCGGCAATCAAGCTTTGTGAAGAAATCAACTTTCTTGAACTTATGCCAAACAATCTTGATATATTAGGTGCTATTTATTCAAATCAAGGGAAATACGACAAGGCTATTACAATATATCATAAAGTTATTAAAATAAATGATGAAATTGGAGCGAATGAAAAAGAAAATATAAATACCTATATAAATCTTTCAAGAGCATATTACTTTTCTACTGCGTATGACTCAGGACTTTTTTATGCACGCAAGTCATATAAGTTAGCAGAAATTTTTAATATACCAATTTATAAAGAAAATTCAGCCATGTTGTTAGCATGGATATATGCGGCAACTAATGATTATAAAAATGCATATAGATTTCTTGACACTACTATTAGTGTTGGATATTACCTATATAATAAAAATAAAAACCAACAGATTTCGGAATTGAATAAAAAGTATGAAATCGAAAAAAATATACAGAAAATAAAAAATCAAAATCTAATTATCAAACAGAAAAAAATTACAAATTATTTTTTAATAGCAGGTATAGTTTCCCTTTTTATTTTATTCATAGGATTCCTGTTTTTTTATAAAAATATCAAGAAGAAAAATATACTCCTTAATAAAAAAAATGAAAAAATTTTATCACAACGGAACGAATTACAATACTTTACAAAGGAGCTTGAAGATGCAAACAAAATGAAAGACCGTTTTTTTTCTATTATTGCTCACGACCTTAAATCACCCATAAGTTCACTTTTGGGACTTAGTGAATTATTATATGAGGATTTTGAAGATTTTGATTCAAATGATGTGAAAAAAATAATTGGAACAATTTATAAAGCTTCTGATAATACATTAAACCTACTTGATAACTTGCTTGAATGGTCACGTACTCAAACCAATAAAATAAAATATAAACCATCAATAGTAAATATTAATGAAATAATTCAATCCAATATTGAATTGAATAAAAGTGTAGCTAATATTAAATCATTAAAAATAATTTTTGAACCTAAAGAAAACGTTGCTGTTATTACCGACAAAAATATGTTTGACACAATACTTAGAAATTTTATATCAAATGCCATTAAGTTTACTTCTCATGGGCAAATAGAAATTCAAACGAAAATAACTAATGAAGAATGTATTGTATCGGTTAATGATACAGGTAAAGGTATGTCAGAAGATTTATTATCTAAGATGTTTAAAATAGATGAAAACACCGTAACAGATGGTACTAATGGAGAAAAAGGTACTGGTTTGGGGCTGATACTTTGTAAAGAATTAGTTCAAATGAATCAAGGGAAAATTGAAGTTGAAAGTACTCTTGGTAAAGGAAGCAAGTTCTCTTTTAGCATTCCATTGGCTAAAGAATAA